In Risungbinella massiliensis, the genomic stretch CGAAGTGCACCAGTTCCTTTGCCATGAATGAGATGAATTTGCTTGTATCCAGCAAGTACGGAGTGGTCTAAATACTGATCGATCTCTTGGATCGCTTCTTCTACCATCTTCCCTCGTAGATCTAGTTCTGGTGATACATCTTGGTTGCTACGAACAAATGTAGCTTTTGGCTGTTTGGTTTGTTGTTTTGGTGTCTCACGTTTTTCCAGTTGATTGGCTTTTAGTTTCATCTTTAAAACACCAATCTGCACTTGGAATTCTTTATTACCTACTTCTTCCACAATAAATCCTTTTTGTTGGAAACTAGGAATGTAGACCTCGTCGCCCACCTCTAGCTTCTCTTCTTTTTTCTTGGAGACCATCTTTTGTGGTAGTTTCATCTCTGGAACTACTTTTCCTAGTCTTGCTCTCATCTCATTTAATTCATGTTCTTTGAGATCTTGTGGACGTAATTTCGCCCATTCCCGTAACTCTTTTAATACTTCATCCGCTTCTTGTTCTGCACGGTTTACTATACGTCTGGCTTCTTGGCGTGCTTTTTCCCGTAGCTGGATCTTTTCCTCTTCGAAACGCTCCCAATTGGTACGTACTTCGGCATGCATCGATTCTGCTTCTTCTCTCAGCTTCATCGCTTCCTTCAAAGTCTCCTCGGCAGCTTTCCTTTCAGCTGTTAAAGTTGCAATCATCTCTTCTAAATCTCGTTCTTCTGGAGAAAGATGTTTTTCTGCGGCATCAATCAACTCTAGTGAAAGCCCTAACCGCCGTGAAATAGCAAATGCATTTGATTTTCCCGGTACACCAATCAACAAGCGATATGTAGGACGAAGGGTCTCTACATCGAATTCTACGCTGGCATTGAGTGCATGTGGGTGGGTATGAGCAAACACCTTTAGCTCACTATAATGAGTGGTAGCCATGACGGTAGCTCCACGTTCCATTACATCTTCTAAGATGGAGATTGCGAGAGCAGCTCCTTCTGTTGGGTCAGTGCCCGCACCAAGTTCATCAAATAAAATCAAGCTGTCTGAGTCCATTTGTGACAAAATTCGAATGATGTTAGTCATATGTCCTGAGAAAGTACTAAGACTCTGTTCAATACTTTGCTCATCCCCAATATCGGCAAAGATCCCACTAAATAAAGAGATCGTACTCTCTGGTTCTGCTAAGATGGGAAGTCCACATTGGGCCATCAAAGCAGCTAGTCCTACTGTCTTTAGGCTGACTGTCTTACCTCCAGTGTTCGGTCCAGTAATGAGAAGAGCTTGGATTGGAGTAGAAAGCTCTACATCAATTGGAACTGCAATCTTCGGGTCGAGTAGCGGATGACGTGCTTTGCGTAGTGAGATAGTTCTCTGGGTTGCTAAATTGGGGATCACCGCTTTATGACGGTGCGCAAATCTTGCTTTCGCTAACAAA encodes the following:
- a CDS encoding endonuclease MutS2 translates to MKQWTERPLEFNQIRQMVEELATSTLGKEWISQMQPSTERQTVQLWLDKTEEAMVWLRMKGEISLRGLVDIRPSLKRAELGGILNEEECLGVAGTIRAGRNAKSSLRQVDIEKYELPLLRQMTEAIESLENLEHTLTDSIDEQEIVRDSASPELSRIRRQMETTRAQIQSNLQQVLRNKQKMLQEAIITQRFDRYVIPVKSEYRVQFGGIVHDQSASGATLFMEPQSVVPLNNQLRELELKETREVERILAELTNLIAEQADFLRSNIDLLGEIDFLLAKARFAHRHKAVIPNLATQRTISLRKARHPLLDPKIAVPIDVELSTPIQALLITGPNTGGKTVSLKTVGLAALMAQCGLPILAEPESTISLFSGIFADIGDEQSIEQSLSTFSGHMTNIIRILSQMDSDSLILFDELGAGTDPTEGAALAISILEDVMERGATVMATTHYSELKVFAHTHPHALNASVEFDVETLRPTYRLLIGVPGKSNAFAISRRLGLSLELIDAAEKHLSPEERDLEEMIATLTAERKAAEETLKEAMKLREEAESMHAEVRTNWERFEEEKIQLREKARQEARRIVNRAEQEADEVLKELREWAKLRPQDLKEHELNEMRARLGKVVPEMKLPQKMVSKKKEEKLEVGDEVYIPSFQQKGFIVEEVGNKEFQVQIGVLKMKLKANQLEKRETPKQQTKQPKATFVRSNQDVSPELDLRGKMVEEAIQEIDQYLDHSVLAGYKQIHLIHGKGTGALRTGVQNFLRRHRSVKSYRLGAIGEGGSGVTVVELK